Proteins encoded within one genomic window of Glycine soja cultivar W05 chromosome 1, ASM419377v2, whole genome shotgun sequence:
- the LOC114413248 gene encoding nascent polypeptide-associated complex subunit beta-like, translating to MDVEKLKKMASSVRTGGKGTMRRKKKAVHKTTTTDDKRLQSTLKRIGVNAIPAIEEVNIFKDEIVIQFLNPKVQASIAANTWVVSGSPQTKKLQDILPNIIHQLGPDNLENLKKLAEQFQKQVPEAGDGATAAQEDDDDAVPDLVPGETFETAAEETKS from the exons ATGGATGTAgaaaagttgaagaagatgGCCAGTTCTGTTCGAACTGGTGGGAAGGGTACTATGAGAAG GAAGAAGAAAGCTGTCCACAAGACTACTACTACAGATGACAAAAGGCTTCAAAGCACCCTGAAGAGGATAGGAGTGAATGCTATCCCTGCAATTGAAGAAGTCAACATCTTTAAGGATGAAATAGTTATCCAGTTTTTAAACCCCAAAG TACAAGCATCTATTGCTGCCAACACTTGGGTTGTTAGTGGTTCACCACAAACAAAGA AGTTGCAGGATATTCTCCCCAACATCATCCACCAATTAG GGCCAGATAACTTAGAAAACCTGAAGAAGCTAGCTGAACAATTTCAGAAGCAGGTTCCTGAAGCAGGAGATGGTGCAACCGCAGCACAagaggatgatgatgatgcgGTCCCTGATCTTGTCCCAGGGGAGACTTTTGAGACAGCTGCTGAGGAGACTAAGTCTTAA